A single Novipirellula galeiformis DNA region contains:
- a CDS encoding putative zinc-binding metallopeptidase: MPALSKLTDEQLLDMRMCDLKLSIRGTPLQKRIEQLNQELASRGLNFRPHCWLSDDWFSPDDIPGIAIPFYLANPRLARLERKQLLEVEGGTQAWCMKILRHEAGHAIDTAFRIRRKARYRELFGRPSEPYPDYYQPTPSSRDYVLNLDMWYAQAHPLEDFAETFAVWLRPGTRWRTRYRDWPAIKKLEFVDEFMKSIAGQPPLVQNRRTIDSVGRIRRTLRTHYRRKRKHYGVDYPSIYDVDLCKLFSSEEAHRRNVTAAAFLSQIRNELRTIVAHWTGEYTYTIDQVIQEMIERCRELNLRLGGAIDQVKRDAMILVAVRTTSFLHEGRHRVAM; this comes from the coding sequence ATGCCCGCGCTGTCGAAATTAACCGACGAGCAGTTGTTGGACATGCGGATGTGCGATTTGAAGCTTTCCATTCGTGGCACGCCGCTGCAGAAACGAATTGAACAGTTAAACCAGGAATTGGCGAGTCGGGGGTTAAATTTTCGGCCGCATTGTTGGCTCAGCGACGATTGGTTCTCGCCCGATGACATTCCCGGGATCGCGATTCCGTTCTATTTAGCCAATCCGCGATTGGCGCGGCTGGAGCGAAAGCAATTGCTCGAGGTCGAGGGGGGGACCCAGGCTTGGTGCATGAAAATCTTGCGACACGAGGCGGGGCACGCGATTGATACGGCGTTTCGTATTCGACGCAAAGCACGTTACCGCGAACTATTTGGCCGCCCCTCGGAGCCCTATCCCGATTATTACCAACCGACGCCGTCGAGTCGTGACTACGTGCTGAATTTGGATATGTGGTACGCTCAAGCCCATCCTTTGGAAGACTTTGCCGAAACGTTTGCGGTGTGGTTGCGTCCGGGGACGCGCTGGCGGACTCGCTATCGCGATTGGCCCGCCATCAAAAAACTCGAGTTCGTCGACGAATTCATGAAGTCGATTGCGGGCCAGCCACCTTTGGTCCAAAACCGAAGAACGATCGACTCGGTGGGCCGGATACGGAGAACGCTTCGCACCCATTACCGACGCAAACGCAAGCACTATGGCGTCGATTATCCCAGCATCTACGACGTCGATTTGTGCAAATTATTCTCCTCCGAAGAAGCCCATCGTCGAAACGTGACCGCGGCCGCCTTTTTGAGCCAGATTCGCAACGAATTAAGAACCATCGTGGCGCATTGGACGGGGGAGTACACCTACACGATCGATCAAGTGATCCAAGAGATGATCGAGCGGTGCCGTGAATTGAACCTGCGACTCGGCGGGGCAATCGATCAAGTCAAACGGGACGCGATGATTCTTGTTGCGGTGCGGACCACTAGTTTTTTACATGAAGGACGACACCGTGTTGCGATGTAA
- a CDS encoding D-alanine--D-alanine ligase family protein, whose product MSQLRILVLVRDGHVPPLTLQGISDKELDGWKAEFDVCDTLRHIGHEVLPLGVYDDLAPIRKALKEFKPDITFMMLEEFHGVVTYDFAVISYLELMQQPYTGCNPRGLLLSKDKALSKKVLTYHRIPTPRFAVFPVGRKIRRPKKLQFPLFVKSVIEDASFGIAQASIVHSDEALVERVKFIHEKTGDDAIAEQYIEGRELYVGVIGNNRLQTFPAWEMIFGTMPNEVAKIATQQVKWNQNYQKKHGITTEEAKDLDDATKLKLSKLCKRVYRALNMSGYARMDLRMTAAGEIYVIEANANPNIEYGEDFAESAETIEISYEMLLQRILNLGLRYKAAWMTV is encoded by the coding sequence ATGAGCCAGCTGCGTATTCTAGTGCTGGTCCGCGACGGACATGTTCCGCCCTTGACGCTCCAAGGGATCAGCGACAAAGAGTTGGACGGATGGAAGGCCGAATTCGATGTTTGCGATACGCTGCGCCACATCGGTCACGAGGTCCTGCCCTTGGGCGTGTACGACGATTTGGCGCCGATCCGCAAAGCGCTCAAGGAGTTCAAGCCCGACATCACCTTTATGATGCTCGAGGAATTTCACGGCGTGGTCACCTATGACTTTGCCGTGATCAGCTATTTGGAATTGATGCAGCAACCTTATACCGGATGCAATCCACGCGGCTTGCTGCTGAGCAAAGACAAGGCACTTTCCAAAAAGGTGCTGACCTATCATCGCATTCCGACACCACGCTTCGCGGTATTTCCCGTCGGACGCAAAATCCGTCGCCCCAAGAAATTGCAATTTCCCTTGTTCGTCAAATCGGTGATTGAGGACGCTTCGTTTGGAATTGCGCAAGCATCGATCGTGCATAGCGACGAAGCGTTGGTCGAACGAGTCAAATTCATTCACGAGAAGACCGGCGATGATGCGATTGCCGAACAATACATCGAGGGACGCGAGTTGTACGTGGGCGTGATCGGTAACAACCGTTTGCAAACCTTTCCCGCGTGGGAAATGATCTTCGGCACGATGCCCAATGAAGTGGCCAAAATCGCGACACAGCAAGTCAAGTGGAACCAGAATTACCAAAAGAAACATGGCATCACCACCGAGGAAGCCAAGGACTTGGATGACGCCACCAAGCTGAAGCTATCCAAGTTGTGTAAACGCGTTTATCGAGCGCTGAATATGAGCGGTTACGCGCGAATGGATCTGCGGATGACCGCGGCAGGTGAGATCTACGTGATCGAAGCGAATGCGAACCCGAATATCGAATACGGCGAAGATTTCGCCGAATCGGCCGAAACCATCGAGATCAGCTACGAGATGTTGCTGCAGAGAATTCTGAATCTCGGATTGCGCTACAAGGCTGCTTGGATGACGGTTTAG
- a CDS encoding response regulator → MPATPTPPRCIIADDLRASRELLRAWITECGYKCTTVSNGCDAWAAVNHAHPQLIVSDIEMPVASGLDLLCSLRKHASTDFQSIPVIVISSLRDDDIRSFVDEAGGTFFLAKPLNKKVTQRVVRGLHDLASIKNDEFLWRPEEPIESAKQISPTLRRLYREVLEKGPKFR, encoded by the coding sequence ATGCCTGCAACACCAACGCCTCCCCGCTGCATCATTGCGGACGATCTTCGCGCATCGCGTGAGTTATTGCGTGCCTGGATCACAGAGTGTGGGTACAAATGCACCACCGTGTCGAATGGCTGTGATGCCTGGGCCGCCGTGAACCACGCTCACCCTCAATTGATTGTCAGTGATATTGAAATGCCGGTGGCCAGTGGCCTCGACTTGCTCTGCTCGCTACGAAAACACGCATCCACCGACTTTCAATCGATTCCGGTGATCGTGATCAGCAGCCTCCGCGACGATGACATTCGCTCCTTTGTCGATGAAGCGGGCGGCACGTTCTTTTTGGCCAAGCCTTTGAATAAAAAAGTGACCCAGCGGGTCGTTCGCGGACTTCACGATTTGGCGAGCATCAAGAACGATGAATTCCTGTGGAGACCGGAGGAGCCGATCGAATCCGCAAAGCAGATTTCCCCGACCCTCAGGCGACTTTATCGCGAAGTCTTGGAAAAGGGTCCCAAGTTTCGCTGA
- a CDS encoding ATPase domain-containing protein, with translation MNLSEQPIDRRISTGIASLDVIMNGGLTENRLYLIEGSPGTGKTTLSMQFLLDGVRKGETGLYVTLSETKRELEGIARSHGWSLDGIEIYELVDPSESIESQAQYTMFEPSEIELGSTIQGVLKKVKDLNPSRVVLDSLSEMRLLSQGPLRYRRQILALKQFFVGRNCTTLMLDDHGGSESDQQLQSIAHGVIRLEQLLSDYGGERRRLRIIKHRGCDFIGGTHDVQLTRGGMKVFPRKTFEPVDGIVSEQQRSSGNEALDELLGGGLMAGTSALLLGPAGVGKSSTVTQYAVAAAERGERAVFFQFEESRHALMSRSKGLGLDLQKYIDAGLIAIHHLTPGEVTPSEFADCIRKAVEPDDQGRAVSVVSIDSLNGYLNSMPHEKFLTIQLHDLLQYLGRRGIVTLVVVAQHGMLGQSMQTPVDTSYLADSVILFRYFEAAGEIRQAISVVKKRTGSHERTIREFKLSDHGLVVGPPLREFRGVLAGTPEYVGDQQRLLQRKGRTNA, from the coding sequence ATGAATCTGTCCGAGCAACCCATTGACCGTCGAATTAGCACCGGCATCGCCTCGCTCGACGTGATCATGAACGGCGGCTTAACGGAAAATCGCCTTTACTTGATTGAAGGTTCCCCAGGGACCGGCAAGACCACGTTGTCGATGCAGTTTTTGCTTGACGGTGTCCGCAAAGGGGAGACGGGGCTTTACGTCACATTATCGGAAACCAAACGCGAGCTCGAAGGGATTGCTCGTTCCCATGGCTGGTCGCTCGACGGGATCGAAATTTACGAGCTAGTCGATCCAAGCGAATCGATAGAGTCGCAAGCCCAATACACGATGTTCGAGCCGTCGGAGATTGAGCTCGGCAGCACGATCCAAGGAGTACTAAAGAAGGTCAAAGACCTTAACCCCTCACGGGTTGTCTTGGACTCGCTCTCGGAGATGCGTTTGCTGTCGCAAGGTCCGCTTCGTTATCGACGGCAAATTTTAGCGCTCAAGCAATTTTTTGTCGGACGAAATTGCACCACGTTGATGCTGGATGATCATGGCGGTTCGGAAAGCGACCAACAATTGCAAAGCATTGCCCATGGCGTGATTCGATTGGAGCAATTGCTCAGCGATTACGGTGGCGAACGACGCCGGTTACGGATCATCAAGCACCGTGGTTGTGATTTCATTGGCGGAACTCACGATGTTCAGCTCACTCGTGGAGGGATGAAAGTCTTTCCACGAAAGACTTTCGAACCGGTCGATGGGATCGTTAGCGAGCAGCAACGCAGCAGCGGCAACGAGGCGCTCGACGAATTGCTCGGTGGCGGCTTGATGGCGGGGACCAGCGCGCTGTTGTTGGGGCCGGCCGGGGTCGGGAAATCATCCACCGTCACTCAGTACGCGGTGGCCGCAGCAGAGCGAGGGGAACGCGCTGTCTTTTTTCAATTCGAAGAAAGCCGGCATGCGTTGATGTCCCGCAGCAAAGGACTCGGGCTCGACTTGCAAAAGTACATTGATGCCGGGCTAATCGCCATCCATCACTTGACTCCCGGCGAAGTTACGCCCAGCGAATTTGCTGACTGCATTCGCAAAGCGGTGGAACCGGACGACCAGGGGCGGGCCGTGTCCGTGGTTTCGATCGACAGCTTGAATGGCTATCTCAACTCGATGCCTCACGAGAAATTCCTGACCATTCAACTTCACGATTTGCTGCAGTATCTTGGTCGTCGAGGGATTGTTACCTTGGTGGTGGTTGCCCAGCACGGCATGTTGGGGCAATCGATGCAGACTCCGGTGGATACCAGTTATTTGGCGGACAGCGTGATTCTATTTCGTTACTTTGAAGCGGCGGGCGAGATTCGCCAAGCGATCTCCGTGGTGAAGAAACGAACCGGAAGTCACGAACGGACCATTCGCGAATTCAAACTTTCCGACCATGGTTTGGTTGTCGGTCCTCCGCTTCGCGAATTCCGCGGCGTTTTGGCAGGGACTCCTGAGTACGTGGGGGACCAGCAAAGATTGTTGCAAAGGAAAGGCAGAACGAACGCATGA
- a CDS encoding trypsin-like peptidase domain-containing protein produces the protein MLPTTLRCPAVGRSMFAGVAFSLASSMLPMAAQTPSDSGNAARISQVSSARQTPTVLAIRRAAPAVVNIHGQKTVRATAAGMAGATGPDSFRQVNGMGTGVVIDPRGYVITNFHVVEDVDDILVTLDNGQTTSAKLIASRIRNDLALIKVDVDRPLPTIPRGTSSDLMVGESVIAIGNAFGYVHTSTQGIVSALHRDVPVNEAQEYHDLIQISAGINPGNSGGPLLNIDGDMIGVNVAVRVGAQQIAFAIPMDQVVEIVTEMIDEHNEKRLVTGLRTNGGPRDGDGVTVANVSASSPAARDGLMPGDRVVRVGSQPVDDRLDFALAMLNATPGDSLELAIEREGRQMDLAMRTEQVSGAVAGGVEELAWSLIGIQARPVADSTIRRLNTRMRTKYRGGLYIANVRPGSPADQQGISTGDVLLGIHGWQTSNMADLAGILEHPDMQRGPKAKFYIVRREQTLFGHLQIANQADNAARR, from the coding sequence ATGCTACCAACAACCCTACGTTGTCCGGCTGTCGGCCGCTCGATGTTCGCTGGCGTTGCCTTCTCGCTGGCTTCGTCCATGCTGCCAATGGCCGCACAAACGCCGAGTGATTCGGGCAATGCAGCCAGAATTTCTCAAGTTTCCAGTGCGCGTCAAACGCCCACGGTGCTTGCGATTCGCCGAGCCGCACCTGCGGTCGTGAATATTCACGGTCAAAAAACGGTGCGTGCAACGGCGGCGGGGATGGCCGGTGCGACGGGGCCTGACTCGTTCCGTCAAGTAAACGGAATGGGAACGGGCGTGGTGATCGACCCTCGTGGCTATGTGATCACGAACTTTCACGTGGTCGAAGATGTCGACGACATCCTCGTCACACTCGATAACGGCCAGACGACCTCGGCAAAGTTGATTGCGTCACGCATTCGCAATGACTTGGCGTTGATCAAAGTCGACGTGGATCGTCCTCTGCCGACGATCCCTCGAGGAACGAGTAGCGATTTGATGGTCGGCGAGAGCGTGATCGCGATCGGCAACGCGTTTGGTTATGTCCACACCAGCACTCAGGGCATCGTCAGTGCGTTGCACCGTGACGTGCCGGTCAACGAAGCTCAAGAGTACCACGACTTGATCCAAATCAGTGCTGGGATCAACCCTGGAAACTCGGGTGGACCGTTGTTGAACATTGACGGTGACATGATCGGCGTCAACGTCGCGGTCCGCGTCGGGGCACAACAGATCGCGTTTGCCATTCCGATGGACCAAGTCGTTGAGATCGTGACCGAGATGATCGACGAGCATAATGAAAAGCGATTAGTGACAGGTCTGCGAACAAACGGCGGACCCCGCGACGGCGACGGCGTGACCGTTGCCAATGTCTCCGCTAGCAGCCCCGCCGCACGGGATGGGTTGATGCCGGGAGACCGCGTGGTCCGCGTCGGTTCACAGCCAGTGGACGATCGCCTTGATTTTGCTTTGGCAATGCTCAATGCCACCCCAGGCGACTCGTTGGAGCTTGCGATTGAGCGAGAAGGTCGTCAAATGGATTTGGCGATGCGTACCGAACAAGTGTCCGGAGCGGTGGCTGGAGGAGTGGAGGAACTCGCGTGGTCGTTGATCGGGATTCAAGCTCGACCGGTCGCCGATTCGACCATCCGTCGCTTGAACACGCGAATGCGTACGAAGTACCGCGGGGGATTGTACATTGCCAATGTTCGCCCCGGTTCGCCAGCGGACCAACAAGGGATCTCGACCGGAGACGTTTTGCTAGGCATCCACGGTTGGCAAACCTCCAACATGGCGGACCTTGCAGGGATTCTCGAGCATCCTGACATGCAACGCGGACCGAAGGCAAAGTTCTACATTGTTCGTCGTGAGCAAACTTTATTCGGGCACTTGCAAATCGCCAATCAAGCGGACAACGCGGCCCGCCGCTAG
- a CDS encoding GTPase, with protein sequence MSSKKNCGDGKADLHAAASCDGNVCTRLTGAGRSAIAVIGVGGPASRAAVMQCFTAASPRELKSNEIRYGDWHGAVAESSQAAIPSESIVVIMRHEDLFEVHCHGGSAAIDRILADLEQVGITPVDNAAWPHPWPIASPDAVARPLLIREATDTLTQCQTVRTAAVAMDQVRGAMHDWAVKWLGVFAARRDADRAADLPLDRGAINDHLTEFHGEVQSMLDYASVTMRLTAPFRVVLAGRPNVGKSSLINAILGYDRSIATPVAGTTRDVLHAETIIDGLPIRLSDTAGIHDSDESIEREGISRALREASTADLVLAIQTPDTPAIVKGDSQVPQIEVLNKSDLLRGSAAKDVIQTVATTGVGIDVLLAAIANRLADAFPPPSAPAPLNERQVRCLETLRSTTETLALRIALGELVEG encoded by the coding sequence ATGTCTTCTAAAAAAAACTGTGGTGATGGCAAGGCCGATCTTCACGCGGCGGCGTCGTGTGACGGAAATGTTTGCACGCGACTGACCGGTGCGGGACGCTCGGCGATTGCGGTGATTGGCGTCGGTGGCCCGGCGTCACGCGCGGCGGTGATGCAATGCTTTACTGCGGCATCCCCGCGTGAATTGAAGTCCAACGAGATCCGCTACGGCGATTGGCACGGCGCGGTTGCCGAGTCGTCGCAAGCGGCGATTCCAAGTGAATCGATTGTCGTGATCATGCGTCACGAGGATCTTTTTGAAGTCCATTGCCACGGGGGCTCCGCCGCGATCGATCGCATCCTCGCCGATCTAGAGCAGGTTGGCATCACTCCGGTCGACAACGCAGCGTGGCCGCATCCTTGGCCCATCGCATCGCCGGACGCGGTTGCTCGTCCCCTGCTGATCCGCGAGGCCACGGACACGCTCACCCAGTGCCAAACCGTGCGAACGGCTGCCGTAGCAATGGATCAAGTCCGTGGTGCAATGCACGATTGGGCCGTAAAGTGGCTTGGAGTTTTTGCGGCCCGTCGGGATGCTGATCGCGCTGCCGACTTGCCTCTTGATCGCGGAGCGATTAACGACCATTTGACGGAGTTTCACGGCGAGGTCCAATCGATGCTGGACTATGCCTCGGTCACGATGCGATTGACGGCCCCCTTTCGCGTCGTATTGGCGGGACGTCCCAACGTGGGGAAAAGCAGTCTGATCAATGCCATCCTCGGTTACGACCGCAGTATCGCAACGCCCGTGGCGGGGACAACACGCGACGTCCTGCACGCCGAAACGATCATCGATGGACTTCCCATTCGGCTGAGCGACACCGCCGGAATCCACGACAGCGACGAGTCGATCGAGCGTGAAGGGATTAGCCGTGCGCTTCGTGAAGCGAGCACGGCCGATCTAGTGCTGGCGATTCAAACCCCCGACACCCCGGCGATCGTGAAGGGTGATTCGCAGGTTCCCCAGATCGAGGTGCTCAACAAAAGCGACTTGCTCCGCGGGTCCGCAGCGAAGGATGTCATACAAACCGTGGCAACGACCGGCGTAGGGATCGACGTTTTGCTCGCGGCAATCGCCAATCGGCTGGCCGACGCGTTTCCGCCACCCTCCGCTCCCGCGCCGCTCAACGAGCGACAGGTTCGTTGCCTAGAAACGCTGCGGAGCACGACTGAAACGCTAGCGCTTCGCATCGCTTTGGGAGAGTTGGTCGAGGGTTAG
- a CDS encoding flotillin family protein: MLLLYFVLFALVAAIATFKQYFIVVGPDRAIVKSGLGGLDVTTAGGKFIVPMFHRYEFMDLTLKSFEIHRQGSEGLICRDNIRADIKVAFFIRVDNTDEEMKEVAQSIGAKRCSELETLRELFDAKFSEALKTVGKQFEFVDLYDQRDKFKSEILKVIGTDLNGYRLDDAAIDYLEQTPLGMLSPNNILDAEGIKKITELTSMEKVKENQFTRDKEKTLKKQDVEAEETILELERQRVEAVEKQKREIAEITSREQASAAKVREEQRLEAERARIATEEELGVAEENKSRQILVAQRNKEKTDAVELERVNRDRDLEMTERLRVVGVADVEKEKAIEIEKRNIQEVIRERVAVERAVVEEKERIKDTEEHAAADRLKKVQVTAAEMRAEEERIRITQQAQAEKESSSLLAEKVRIEAEARRDAAEKDTAAKKMLAEAEAANAAAAGLAEATVQEAKASSLEKEGSAEATVLERKAIAEAKGIEAKAQATEKQGLAEANVSREKYHSEATGITEKAEAMKQLDNVGKEHEEFKLKLEKEKDVEIAAIDAQRGIAESQAGVMGEALRAARIDIVGGDGEFFEQITSAVKGGKAIDRFVYNSRVATDIKDTFFDGNSDYFRGQLSELVKQFNLDADAVKDLSIAALIAQMMGLAKSEEMRSQLISLLGVAGTTNIADQKASRLLTPAIPVESKSKKGKA; this comes from the coding sequence ATGTTATTGCTGTATTTTGTCTTGTTTGCCCTGGTCGCTGCGATCGCGACGTTCAAACAGTACTTCATCGTCGTCGGCCCCGACCGCGCGATCGTCAAATCGGGTCTCGGTGGGCTCGATGTCACGACCGCGGGCGGCAAGTTCATCGTGCCGATGTTTCATCGCTACGAGTTCATGGATCTGACGCTGAAAAGCTTTGAGATCCATCGCCAAGGCAGCGAAGGGCTGATTTGCCGAGACAACATCCGCGCGGATATCAAAGTCGCTTTCTTCATTCGAGTTGATAACACCGACGAAGAAATGAAGGAGGTGGCCCAATCGATCGGTGCCAAGCGATGTAGCGAACTCGAAACGCTCCGCGAGCTCTTCGATGCAAAGTTCAGCGAAGCGTTGAAAACCGTGGGCAAGCAATTCGAGTTTGTCGACTTGTATGACCAACGCGACAAGTTCAAATCCGAGATCCTAAAGGTCATCGGTACCGATTTGAACGGTTACCGATTGGACGATGCGGCAATCGATTACCTCGAGCAAACGCCGCTGGGAATGCTCAGCCCGAACAACATTCTTGACGCCGAGGGGATCAAGAAGATCACCGAATTGACCTCGATGGAAAAGGTCAAAGAAAACCAATTCACTCGGGACAAAGAAAAGACGCTCAAGAAACAGGACGTTGAAGCGGAAGAAACCATCCTCGAGCTCGAACGCCAACGTGTCGAAGCGGTCGAAAAACAGAAACGCGAAATTGCCGAAATCACTTCGCGTGAACAAGCGTCTGCGGCCAAGGTGCGTGAAGAGCAACGGCTCGAAGCAGAGCGAGCTCGAATTGCGACCGAAGAAGAACTGGGGGTCGCCGAAGAGAACAAATCACGACAAATCCTCGTCGCTCAGCGGAACAAGGAAAAAACGGACGCCGTGGAACTCGAGCGTGTCAATCGAGATCGCGATCTCGAGATGACCGAGCGATTGCGTGTCGTCGGGGTCGCCGACGTCGAAAAAGAAAAAGCGATCGAAATCGAGAAACGCAACATCCAAGAGGTGATTCGTGAACGAGTTGCCGTGGAACGTGCCGTCGTCGAAGAGAAAGAGCGAATCAAAGACACCGAAGAGCACGCGGCAGCCGACCGCTTGAAAAAGGTGCAAGTGACCGCAGCTGAAATGCGAGCCGAAGAGGAACGGATCCGCATTACCCAACAAGCTCAAGCGGAGAAAGAATCAAGCAGCCTGCTCGCGGAAAAGGTTCGAATCGAAGCCGAAGCCCGTCGCGACGCCGCCGAGAAAGACACCGCAGCGAAGAAAATGCTTGCTGAGGCCGAAGCGGCAAACGCAGCCGCTGCGGGGCTGGCCGAAGCGACGGTGCAAGAAGCCAAAGCATCCAGCTTGGAAAAAGAGGGCAGCGCCGAAGCAACCGTGCTCGAACGAAAAGCGATCGCCGAGGCCAAGGGAATCGAAGCCAAGGCCCAAGCGACCGAAAAGCAAGGCTTGGCCGAGGCCAACGTGTCTCGCGAAAAGTACCACAGCGAGGCAACCGGCATTACCGAAAAGGCCGAAGCGATGAAGCAACTCGACAACGTCGGCAAGGAGCACGAAGAGTTCAAGTTGAAACTCGAAAAAGAAAAGGATGTCGAGATCGCCGCGATCGATGCTCAACGCGGAATTGCCGAGAGCCAGGCGGGCGTGATGGGCGAAGCCCTGCGTGCGGCTCGGATCGATATCGTCGGCGGCGATGGCGAATTCTTCGAACAGATCACGTCCGCCGTGAAAGGGGGCAAAGCGATCGACCGATTTGTTTACAACAGTCGGGTCGCAACCGACATCAAAGACACCTTCTTTGACGGCAACTCGGATTACTTTCGCGGTCAATTATCCGAGTTGGTCAAGCAATTCAACTTGGATGCCGACGCGGTCAAAGACCTCTCGATCGCAGCCTTGATCGCGCAAATGATGGGACTCGCAAAATCCGAAGAAATGCGGTCACAATTGATTAGCTTGCTTGGCGTCGCAGGGACGACCAACATCGCCGATCAAAAAGCGAGCCGGCTGTTAACGCCCGCGATCCCGGTCGAGAGCAAAAGCAAGAAGGGCAAAGCGTAG
- a CDS encoding ATP-binding protein, which yields MKSDPIGVEKSSVSQRVAILAPTPQDAHVCGKILGDVEIEVDFCQSIDEFCKIIAAGEGAALIAQEHLSGDAIDRVKRVLDQQPAWSDFPVIVLLTLGEQSAQTIERLLSLGHVTLLTRPLRVAVFVNTLRARLRDRSRQYAVRDLLRERENTTEKSRRDARRVKMALRAGGMGAWEWSHDHVFWSRKMFDLLGYPLHTQPSTQAVLDRVHPDDLDELLEKWHAATEQGDNFQHEFRIEHPKLGERWLASIGEVVSSKSGKTRRFAGINWDITEQREFERSLQDARLQAEVANRSKSEFLANMSHEIRTPMTAIIGYVDLIAESIHDEQTLDYIRTIRTNGSFLLDIINDILDLSKIEAGKFDVLPEQFAPNRLVEDVWSIMGVRAKESNIELEVEYEGLIPSRIETDPKRLKQILINLVGNAIKFTDRGCVRLQVRFDVAGDGKMHFDVIDTGIGMTPRQIEKLFQPFSQADTTVARTFGGTGLGLAISKRLAKMLGGEISVVSESGKGSRFSVTIDPGDIRNATLMQPSLTTHPINYDAFKQPDSLQCRVLIVDDRRDIRFLSKRILVKAGASVTEAEDGQDAVEQVQEMLRNDRLVDLVLLDMQMPRLDGYRTAEQLRRMGFQKPIIALTADAMQGDMTRCIECGCNGYLSKPIDAEMLVEKVRELTQS from the coding sequence ATGAAGTCTGACCCGATCGGCGTCGAAAAATCCTCGGTCAGTCAGCGCGTTGCCATTCTTGCACCGACACCGCAGGACGCGCACGTTTGCGGCAAAATTCTAGGCGATGTTGAAATCGAAGTCGATTTTTGTCAATCGATCGATGAATTCTGTAAAATCATCGCGGCCGGGGAAGGTGCGGCATTGATCGCTCAAGAGCATTTGAGCGGTGATGCGATCGATCGCGTTAAACGCGTCCTCGACCAACAACCGGCATGGTCGGATTTTCCGGTCATCGTGCTGCTCACGCTTGGCGAACAGTCGGCCCAGACGATCGAACGTCTGTTGTCACTGGGCCACGTTACCTTGCTGACTCGTCCCTTGCGTGTCGCCGTCTTCGTCAACACGTTGCGGGCACGCTTGAGAGACCGATCGCGACAATATGCGGTCCGCGATCTATTGCGCGAACGCGAAAACACCACCGAAAAATCTCGTCGCGATGCACGACGCGTGAAAATGGCACTGCGCGCCGGCGGAATGGGGGCTTGGGAGTGGAGTCATGACCATGTGTTTTGGTCGCGAAAAATGTTCGATCTGCTCGGCTATCCACTGCATACCCAACCCTCCACCCAAGCGGTGCTGGATCGGGTCCACCCCGATGATCTCGACGAGTTGCTTGAAAAATGGCACGCTGCGACAGAGCAGGGCGATAATTTTCAGCACGAGTTCCGTATCGAACATCCCAAACTCGGAGAGCGTTGGTTGGCGTCGATAGGCGAAGTGGTCTCGTCGAAATCAGGCAAGACGCGGCGGTTCGCAGGAATCAATTGGGACATCACCGAACAACGTGAATTCGAACGATCGTTGCAAGACGCACGTCTCCAAGCGGAGGTCGCCAACCGATCGAAAAGCGAATTCCTTGCGAATATGAGTCATGAAATTCGTACCCCCATGACCGCCATTATTGGCTACGTCGATCTGATCGCCGAATCGATCCACGACGAACAGACGCTTGACTACATTCGCACCATTCGCACCAACGGCTCGTTCTTGCTGGACATCATCAACGACATTTTGGACCTCTCCAAGATCGAGGCGGGGAAGTTCGACGTGCTGCCAGAACAATTCGCCCCCAACCGGTTAGTCGAAGACGTGTGGTCGATCATGGGGGTGCGAGCCAAGGAAAGCAATATCGAGCTTGAAGTGGAATACGAGGGGTTGATCCCCAGTCGAATCGAAACGGACCCCAAGCGGTTAAAGCAAATTCTGATCAACTTAGTGGGCAACGCCATCAAGTTCACCGATCGAGGTTGTGTGCGGTTGCAGGTCCGATTTGATGTCGCCGGTGATGGAAAAATGCACTTTGACGTCATCGATACTGGGATCGGAATGACGCCGCGACAAATCGAGAAGCTGTTCCAACCTTTTTCTCAAGCCGACACGACCGTCGCCAGAACGTTTGGTGGCACGGGACTTGGATTGGCGATCTCGAAACGTTTAGCCAAAATGCTCGGTGGCGAGATTTCTGTCGTTAGCGAGTCTGGCAAAGGTAGCCGCTTTAGCGTCACAATCGATCCTGGGGACATCCGCAACGCCACGTTGATGCAACCCTCGTTGACGACTCATCCCATCAACTATGATGCGTTCAAGCAACCCGATTCGCTCCAATGCCGCGTTTTGATCGTCGACGACCGGCGTGATATTCGCTTCCTAAGCAAACGCATTTTGGTCAAGGCCGGTGCCTCCGTCACCGAAGCCGAGGATGGCCAAGACGCGGTGGAGCAAGTTCAAGAAATGCTCCGCAACGATCGCTTGGTGGATCTGGTTTTGCTCGACATGCAGATGCCGCGTTTGGATGGCTACCGAACCGCCGAGCAACTGCGCCGCATGGGCTTCCAAAAACCGATCATCGCGCTCACCGCCGACGCAATGCAGGGGGACATGACGCGTTGCATCGAATGTGGTTGTAATGGATACCTCAGCAAACCGATCGACGCGGAAATGTTGGTCGAAAAGGTTCGGGAATTGACCCAGTCGTGA